A part of Streptomyces sp. NBC_01235 genomic DNA contains:
- a CDS encoding sugar phosphate isomerase/epimerase family protein — translation MPRTFTLFTGQWADVPLEEVCRLARDFGYDGLELACWGDHFEVDKALADPEYVRSRHQLLDKYGLKCWAISNHLVGQAVCDAIIDERHQAILPARIWGDGEPEGVRQRAAVEIADTARAAAAFGVDTVIGFTGSAIWHLVAMFPPAPESMIARGYEDFAERWNPILDVFDAQGVRFAHEVHPSEIAYDYWTTVRTLDAVDRRPAFGLNFDPSHFVWQDLDPVGFLWDFRDRIYHVDCKEARKRLDGRNGRLGSHLPWGDPRRGWDFVSAGHGDVPWEDVFRMLRSIDYLGPISVEWEDAGMDRRQGAPEALTRLKAYDFEPPSASFDAAFGN, via the coding sequence ATGCCGCGCACGTTCACACTCTTCACCGGCCAGTGGGCCGACGTGCCCCTGGAGGAGGTCTGCCGCCTCGCCCGCGATTTCGGCTATGACGGCCTCGAACTCGCCTGCTGGGGCGATCACTTCGAGGTCGACAAGGCGCTCGCGGACCCCGAGTATGTGAGGTCCCGCCACCAACTCCTCGACAAGTACGGGCTGAAGTGCTGGGCCATCTCCAATCACCTGGTGGGTCAGGCGGTCTGCGACGCCATCATCGACGAACGCCACCAGGCCATTCTGCCCGCCCGCATCTGGGGCGACGGCGAGCCGGAAGGCGTCCGGCAAAGAGCCGCCGTGGAGATCGCCGACACCGCGCGGGCCGCGGCAGCCTTCGGCGTCGACACGGTGATCGGCTTCACCGGCTCCGCGATCTGGCACCTGGTCGCCATGTTCCCGCCCGCCCCCGAGTCGATGATCGCGCGAGGCTACGAGGACTTCGCCGAGCGCTGGAACCCGATCCTCGACGTCTTCGACGCGCAGGGCGTGCGGTTCGCACACGAGGTCCACCCCAGCGAGATCGCATACGACTACTGGACGACTGTACGCACGCTGGACGCGGTCGACCGTCGACCGGCATTCGGCCTCAACTTCGATCCGAGCCACTTCGTGTGGCAGGACCTGGACCCGGTCGGCTTCCTGTGGGATTTCCGCGACCGCATCTACCACGTGGACTGCAAGGAGGCCCGCAAGCGCCTCGACGGCCGCAACGGCCGCCTCGGCTCCCACCTGCCCTGGGGTGACCCGCGCCGCGGCTGGGACTTCGTCTCCGCCGGCCACGGCGACGTCCCCTGGGAGGACGTCTTCCGCATGCTGCGATCCATCGACTACCTGGGTCCGATCTCCGTGGAGTGGGAGGACGCCGGCATGGACCGGCGTCAGGGCGCCCCCGAGGCGCTGACCCGCCTCAAGGCCTACGACTTCGAGCCGCCGTCGGCCTCCTTCGACGCGGCATTCGGCAACTGA
- a CDS encoding Gfo/Idh/MocA family protein produces the protein MEQPQQSAGPEAGKPPLRVGMVGYAFMGAAHSQGWRTAGRVFDLPRRPVLAVICGRDASAVRVAADRHGWAATETDWRALIARDDVDLVDICTPGDSHAEIAVAALAAGKHVLCEKPLANTVEEAETMAHAAETAYDRGQLAMVGFNYRRVPATALARRMVAEGRLGTLRHVRVTYLQDWLVDPAFPLTWRLRRELAGSGSLGDLGAHIVDLAQHLAGERLAGVSAITETFVRQRPLPGGATSGLSATSADGTGTVTVDDAALFTGRFASGALASFEATRFATGRKNALRLELNGERGSLAFDLERLNELWFHDATEPGTHAGFRRILVTEPDHPYLEAWWPPGHGLGYEHTFVHQARDLVHAVAEGSRPEPSFAEGLQVQRVLAAVEESAEKSSVYTPIAD, from the coding sequence ACTCCCAGGGCTGGCGCACCGCGGGCCGCGTCTTCGACCTGCCCCGCCGCCCGGTCCTCGCCGTGATCTGCGGCCGCGACGCCTCCGCCGTGCGCGTGGCGGCCGACCGGCATGGCTGGGCGGCGACCGAGACCGACTGGCGTGCCCTGATCGCCAGGGACGACGTCGACCTCGTCGACATCTGCACTCCCGGCGACTCGCACGCCGAGATCGCCGTCGCGGCGCTGGCCGCCGGCAAGCACGTGCTGTGCGAGAAGCCCCTCGCGAACACGGTCGAGGAAGCCGAGACCATGGCTCATGCCGCCGAAACTGCATACGACCGTGGTCAGTTGGCGATGGTCGGGTTCAACTACCGCCGCGTCCCGGCGACCGCCCTGGCTCGGCGGATGGTCGCCGAGGGCAGGCTGGGCACCCTGCGACATGTGCGGGTGACGTACCTTCAGGACTGGCTCGTGGACCCGGCCTTCCCGTTGACCTGGCGGCTGCGCAGGGAATTGGCCGGCTCCGGCTCGCTCGGCGACCTGGGTGCGCACATTGTCGACCTCGCACAACACCTGGCGGGGGAGCGGCTCGCCGGAGTCTCCGCGATCACCGAGACCTTCGTGCGGCAGCGCCCTTTGCCCGGAGGTGCGACGAGCGGCCTGAGCGCGACGTCCGCCGACGGCACCGGCACGGTCACCGTCGACGACGCGGCCCTGTTCACCGGCCGCTTCGCCTCCGGGGCGCTCGCCTCCTTCGAGGCGACCCGGTTCGCCACCGGACGCAAGAACGCTCTGCGTCTCGAACTCAACGGTGAGCGCGGCTCGCTGGCCTTCGATCTGGAGCGCCTCAACGAACTCTGGTTCCACGACGCCACCGAACCCGGCACGCACGCCGGCTTCCGCCGCATCCTCGTCACCGAACCCGACCACCCCTACCTGGAGGCCTGGTGGCCGCCGGGGCACGGCCTCGGCTACGAGCACACCTTCGTCCACCAGGCCCGCGACCTGGTCCATGCCGTCGCCGAGGGCAGCCGCCCCGAACCCTCCTTCGCCGAGGGACTGCAGGTGCAGCGAGTCCTGGCGGCCGTCGAGGAGAGCGCCGAGAAGAGCTCCGTCTACACGCCGATAGCGGACTGA